In the genome of Megalops cyprinoides isolate fMegCyp1 chromosome 7, fMegCyp1.pri, whole genome shotgun sequence, one region contains:
- the ap4b1 gene encoding AP-4 complex subunit beta-1, with the protein MPYLGSEETVKELKRALSNPNVQSDRLRYRNVILRVIRFMTQGLDMSPLFMEMVKASATVDIVQKKLVYLYMCTYASLKPDLALLAINTLRKDCADPNPMVRGLALRNMCNLRMPGITEYIQQPVLLGLRDKASYVRRVAVLGCAKMQNLQPDAEIDGAVVNELYGLLRDPDPVVMVNCLRALEEILKDEGGIVINKPIAHHLLNRLKDLDSWGQSEALTFLLRYQPRDEDELFDILNLLDGFLHSAHSGVMAATLRLFLQLAAAHPAVQADALGRARGPLLATCTAHSRELRFAGLCHVQQVLRSLPAHFSAHYKKFFCSYSEPSYIKFRKMEILVELVNDENVVLVLEELQAYCTDVSPELAQAAIFAVGRIGRMYSEKCLSILTGLLGLKQDHITSAVVQTFRDLVWLCPQCTPSVCAAIVGCEDSIQDSEGKQALIWLLGVHGDQISNAPYVLEEYIDGLKAELSSMVKLELITATVRLFLSRPAETQDMLGRLLHYCIEEESNMCVRDRALMCYRLLQCGVEETRCLLVGPKSDPSLGVIVGRPEEPVNSWAPHFNTLQPMSSRESWAVAATRGSAEQPTQSTAVPSLAVVETGEAAASSCPADGSGDFSLTLEPSLSPEAFEKHWLELEISHTETLACSGPRSPPETLQAALQLVKIQVLAFSRPNVLPWKVYLYTHGLSTLILAELLETAGADSDSLLVTVKQKPKDERILQGFMSVLRTVLQTVTSDST; encoded by the exons ATGCCCTATTTGGGCTCGGAAGAGACGGTGAAGGAGCTGAAGAGGGCTCTCTCCAACCCTAACGTCCAGTCTGACCGGCTGCGCTACAGAAATGTCATCCTTCGTGTCATCCG GTTCATGACCCAGGGCCTGGACATGTCGCCCCTCTTCATGGAGATGGTGAAGGCCAGCGCCACAGTGGACATTGTCCAGAAGAAGCTGGTCTATCTGTACATGTGCACGTATGCGAGCCTGAAGCCCGACCTGGCCCTGCTGGCCATCAACACCCTCCGCAAGGACTGTGCTGACCCCAACCCTATGGTGCGTGGCCTGGCACTCAGAAACATGTGCAACCTCAG GATGCCCGGTATCACAGAGTACATCCAGCAGCCCGTCCTCTTGGGTCTGAGGGACAAGGCCTCATACGTGAGGAGGGTGGCCGTTTTGGGCTGTGCCAAGATGCAGAACCTGCAGCCCGATGCTGAAATAG ATGGCGCTGTGGTGAACGAGCTGTACGGTCTTCTGCGGGACCCAGACCCAGTGGTGATGGTCAACTGCCTCCGTGCCTTGGAGGAAATCCTGAAGGATGAAGGGGGCATTGTCATAAACAAGCCTATCGCCCACCACCTTTTGAACAG GCTGAAGGACCTGGACAGCTGGGGGCAGAGCGAGGCCCTGACCTTCCTGCTGCGCTACCAGCCACGGGATGAGGACGAGCTCTTCGACATCCTCAACCTGCTGGACGGCTTCCTGCACAGCGCCCACAGCGGTGTCATGGCCGCCACGCTCCGCCTCTTCCTGCAGCTGGCCGCCGCCCACCCCGCCGTGCAGGCGGACGCCCTGGGGCGGGCCCGgggccccctgctggccaccTGCACCGCCCACTCGCGGGAGCTGCGCTTCGCTGGGCTGTGCCACGTCCAGCAGGTCCTCCGCAGCCTGCCCGCCCACTTCAGCGCCCACTACAAGAAGTTCTTCTGCAGCTACTCGGAGCCCAGCTACATCAAGTTCCGCAAGATGGAGATCCTGGTGGAGCTGGTGAATGACGAGAACGTGGTGCTGGTTCTGGAAGAGCTGCAGGCCTACTGCACCGACGTCTCTCCCGAGCTGGCCCAGGCGGCCATCTTCGCTGTCG GGCGCATCGGGAGGATGTACAGCGAGAAGTGTCTGAGCATCCTCACTGGCCTTCTGGGCCTCAAGCAGGACCACATCACTTCAG CGGTGGTCCAGACCTTCCGTGACCTGGTCTGGCTGTGTCCTCAGTGCACCCCGTCTGTGTGCGCAGCCATTGTAGGCTGCGAGGACAGCATCCAGGACAGCGAG GGGAAGCAGGCCTTGATCTGGCTGCTGGGAGTCCACGGGGACCAAATCTCAAATGCCCCCTACGTGCTGGAGGAATATATTGATGGGCTGAAGGCAGAGCTGTCCTCCATGGTGAAGCTGGAGCTCATAACAGCCACTGTGAGACTGTTCCTGTCCCGACCTGCGGAGACCCAGGACATGCTGGGACGCTTGCTTCACTACTGCATAG AGGAAGAGAGtaacatgtgtgtgcgtgaccgCGCCCTGATGTGTTACCGCCTGCTGCAGTGTGGCGTGGAGGAGACGCGCTGCCTCCTGGTCGGGCCCAAGTCTGACCCCTCCCTGGGCGTGATCGTAGGTCGACCTGAGGAGCCGGTCAACAGCTGGGCTCCCCATTTCAACACCCTGCAGCCCATGTCCAGCCGGGAATCATGGGCTGTGGCTGCCACTAGGGGCAGCGCTGAGCAGCCAACCCAGAGCACTGCAGTTCCCTCCTTGGCAG TGGTGGAGACCGGAGAGGCTGCAGCATCATCCTGTCCAGCCGATGGAAGCGGGGACTTCAGCCTGACCCTGGAGCCCTCCCTTTCACCTGAGGCCTTTGAAAAGCACTGGCTGGAGTTGGAGATTTCCCATACTGAAACTCTGGCATGCTCTGGGCCCCGGTCTCCCCCGGAGACCCTTCAGGCTGCCCTGCAGCTGGTCAAAATCCAGGTCCTGGCTTTCAGTCGGCCGAACGTCCTCCCCTGGAAGGTCTACCTGTACACCCACGGCTTGAGCACCCTGATCCTGGCAGAACTGCTGGAGACCGCAGGTGCCGACTCTGACAGTCTCCTGGTGACGGTCAAACAGAAGCCAAAGGACGAGCGCATTTTGCAGGGGTTTATGTCTGTGCTGCGgacggtgctgcagactgtgaCCAGTGACAGCACGTGA
- the LOC118780801 gene encoding alpha-1,3-mannosyl-glycoprotein 4-beta-N-acetylglucosaminyltransferase C-like, with translation MRIYWKKTSTAAVLFLACAIFFITISHDGTKTSDLHLSAREIIWQQMNSERSVQILRGLQNDSVPFNVSYSVLAGLQMQTRKYLTVGLSSIKRKRGSYLLDTLQSIFSQSSEEELKQMVVVVLLADFDMEWKRQMVSDILGRFPLPILRGQLLVIHAPQEHYPPLEGLKRNFNDKPDRVYFRSKQNIDYAFLFSFCANLSDYYIMLEDDVACAKNFLTAMKRFIQGRGQSYWVTLEFSKLGYIGKLYHSSDLPRLAYFLFLFYQEMPCDWLLTHFNALLAQKDVIRCKPSLFQHMGLYSSFQGTVNRLKDEDFEEDPTDMADSPPADVFTDIAPFEKYTPSKAYGATEGYFWGKSPSAGSHFTIVLHKPAIFRRVSIRTGSQDRRKDMLESAEVEVGHKLEQTTQEPKCSEYFKLGPLIEGQFDRNNIQEGISSTLSCLRIKVTKSQQAWVIIETIKIWTLNENESLPQGPQVNT, from the exons ATGAGAATTTACTGGAAGAAGACCTCCACTGCAGCAGTGCTTTTTTTGGCATGTGCCATCTTCTTTATTACAATCAGCCATGATGGCACCAAGACCAGT GACCTGCACCTGTCTGCTAGGGAGATCATCTGGCAGCAGATGAACTCAGAAAGGAGCGTGCAGATTCTCAGAGGCCTGCAGAACGACTCTGTGCCGTTCAACGTGTCCTACAGCGTCCTGGCGGGCCTTCAGATGCAGACCCGGA AATACCTCACAGTGGGTCTGTCCTCCATCAAGAGAAAGCGAGGCAGTTACCTCCTGGACACACTCCAGTCCATTTTCTCACAGTCAtcggaggaggagctgaagcagatggtggtggtggtgctccTGGCTGACTTCGACATGGAGTGGAAGAGGCAGATGGTGAGCGACATCTTGGGCAGGTTCCCCCTCCCCATTCTCAGGGGTCAGCTGCTGGTCATCCACGCACCCCAGGAGCACTACCCGCCCCTGGAGGGCCTGAAGAGGAACTTCAATGACAAGCCGGACCGTGTCTACTTCCGCTCCAAGCAGAACATCGACTATGCCTTCCTCTTCAGCTTCTGCGCCAACCTGTCGGACTACTACATCATGTTGGAGGACGATGTCGCCTGCGCCAAGAACTTTCTCACTGCCATGAAAAGGTTCATCCAGGGGAGGGGCCAGTCCTACTGGGTGACCCTGGAGTTCTCCAAACTGGGTTACATCGGCAAGCTGTATCACTCCAGCGATCTGCCTCGGCTGGCctacttcctcttcctgttctaCCAGGAAATGCCCTGCGATTGGCTGCTGACCCATTTCAACGCTCTCCTTGCTCAGAAGGATGTCATTCGCTGCAAGCCCTCTCTGTTCCAGCACATGGGCCTGTACTCGTCCTTCCAGGGCACGGTCAACCGCTTGAAGGACGAGGATTTCGAGGAGGATCCGACCGACATGGCCGACAGCCCTCCCGCTGACGTCTTCACCGACATTGCGCCCTTTGAGAAGTATACGCCGAGCAAGGCCTACGGTGCCACCGAAGGCTACTTCTGGGGGAAGAGCCCTTCTGCTGGCAGCCATTTCACCATTGTGCTTCACAAGCCGGCCATCTTCAGACGTGTCTCCATCCGGACTGGCTCTCAGGACAGAAGGAAAGACATGCTGGAGTCtgcagaggtggaggtggggcaTAAGCTTGAGCAGACCACTCAGGAGCCCAAATGCTCAGAGTACTTTAAACTCGGACCTCTAATCGAAGGACAGTTTGACAGGAATAACATTCAGGAGGGTATCAGCTCTACTCTGTCATGCCTGAGAATTAAAGTAACAAAAAGCCAGCAGGCTTGGGTCATTATTGAAACAATAAAGATTTGGACCTTGAATGAAAATGAGAGTCTGCCTCAAGGACCTCAGGTCAATACCTAA
- the si:ch211-105j21.9 gene encoding sialomucin core protein 24-like, giving the protein MSSARCLHHLLFSVSILLAVTFGTPSISNPLGRNIPDNRNATSSDLNGTTQLPISSTQSGSISPTAFPSSTQLNVVTTPITQDSTSNSTVTATNLPSSTKESISTTETSLNSTPDDPNATATTLLSETTALAHTTGFTTPSNSSTNQPQPASTATSISASTSQVDHTTLTATGISTAKPPPSTTTNSTTQVEGKPHELSYSEKAMTIFFSVLLGVAILAVVVYSLTRCRREGTQFMHRPLYNNSEEPGEQLSGFSGADRYVARDDTLVISGGLYDGPEVFNPAMTTEEDVGFHSDQLPYAPGPAQFRLEFLPDDRERSPNHMASTFETFQPLEDEP; this is encoded by the exons ATGAGCTCTGCACGATGTCTTCACCAccttctgttttctgtcagcaTCCTCTTGGCTGTTACCTTTGGTACCCCTTCCATTTCAAATCCTCTTGGCCGGAACATTCCTGATAATCGTAATGCTACAAGCTCAGATCTCAATGGTACTACACAGTTGCCAATCAGCTCCACCCAGAGTGGCTCCATCAGCCCAACGGCTTTCCCAAGCTCCACCCAGCTCAATGTTGTCACAACGCCGATTACTCAAGACTCTACCAGCAACAGCACTGTAACTGCAACAAATTTGCCCAGCTCCACCAAGGAGAGCATTAGCACCACGGAGACGTCTCTGAACTCCACCCCAGACGATCCCAATGCCACAGCAACAACACTGCTGTCCGAAACTACAGCCTTGGCTCATACCACTGGTTTTACCACTCCCTCAAATTCATCAACCAATCAGCCACAGCCTGCTTCAACTGCTACCTCCATATCAGCATCAACCAGCCAAGTGGACCACACAACTCTCACAGCCACTGGCATATCAACAGCCAAGCCCCCACCTAGCACCACCACAAATTCCACCACGCAAGTTGAGG gTAAGCCACACGAGCTCAGCTATTCCGAAAAAGCCATGACGATTTTCTTCAGCGTTCTGCTTGGGGTGGCCATTTTGGCGGTGGTTGTGTACAGCCTTACCAGATGCCGACGGGAGGGGACCCAGTTCATGCACAGACCCCTCTACAACAATTCAGAGGAGCCTGGTGAGCAGCTTTCTGGATTCTCTGGAG CGGACAGATATGTGGCTCGCGACGACACCCTGGTCATATCTGGGGGGCTGTACGATGGCCCTGAGGTCTTTAACCCCGCGATGACCACAGAAGAAGACGTAGGATTCCACTCTGACCAGCTTCCATACGCCCCCGGACCGGCACAGTTCCGCCTGGAGTTCCTCCCTGATGACCGAGAGAGGTCCCCCAACCACATGGCCTCTACGTTCGAAACCTTTCAGCCCCTCGAAGATGAACCCTAA